The following proteins are encoded in a genomic region of Channa argus isolate prfri chromosome 3, Channa argus male v1.0, whole genome shotgun sequence:
- the LOC137123367 gene encoding CSC1-like protein 2 isoform X2, whose protein sequence is MVPGWKTKLFVKVLSQDVALSMLRAVIVTMAIFGSSQACSGQDNCSTENESKDYCYSARIRSTVLQGLPFGGVPTVLALDFMCFLVLLFVFSILRKVAWDYGRLALVTDADRLKKRFSTAKLEEREDVASAMHSETPDRYERLTSVSSSVDFDQRDNGFCSWLTAIFRIKDEEIREKCGEDAVHYLSFQRHIIGLLVVVGVLSVGIVLPVNFSGDLLENNAYSFGRTTIANLKSGTNLLWLHTSFAFMYLLLTVYSMRRHTSKMHYKEDDLVKRTLFINGISKYAEESQIKQHFEQAYENCIVLEARICYNVAKLMALNAERKKTERSKKFFTDLMAKEHVPTMINPKPCGHLCCCAITGCEEEEAVSYYTKREAKLKEEYRKEKEKVHTKPLGMAFVTFQNEAMTAIILKDFNACQVQGCRCQLEPRSSQFSEVLHVYNWSVSYAPDPQNVRWEHLSLGGISWWIRCFIINCILFILLFFLTTPAIIISTMDKFNVTKPVEYLNNPIVTQFFPTLLLWAFSALLPTIVYYSAFFEAHWTRSGENRTTMHKCYTFLIFMVLLLPSLGLSSLDVFFRWLFDRKFLADAKVRFECVFLPDNGAFFVNYVIASAFIGNAMDLLRIPGLLMYMIRLCLARSAADRRNVKRHQAYEFQFGAAYAWMMNVFTVVMAYSITCPIIVPFGLMYMLLKHLVDRYNMYYAYLPSKLDKKIHSGAVTQVVAAPILCLFWLLFFSTVRTGFETPTSMFTLVVLIVTIVVCLSHVCFGHFKYLSAHNYKIDTKENDNDAVENGRPARPSSSPTTKSQQQQQQQQMYIAQVLQDPNSDEPGSGSGEEDRGSSQDEEMLNGGNSINEADFQSGEDSLIANEVHQ, encoded by the exons ATGGTCCCTGGTTGGAAAACCAAACTCTTTGTAAAG GTTCTCAGCCAGGATGTGGCACTGAGCATGCTCAGAGCGGTGATCGTTACCATGGCGATATTCGGCAGCAGTCAGGCGTGCAGCGGTCAAGACAACTGCTCGACCGAGAACGAGTCTAAAGACTACTGCTACTCTGCTCGGATCCGCAGCACGGTGCTGCAGGGGCTGCCATTTGGAGGCGTCCCCACTGTGCTTGCCCTTGACTTCATGTGCTTCCTG GTGCTGCTCTTTGTCTTCTCTATTCTGCGGAAAGTTGCGTGGGACTATGGCCGCCTGGCACTGGTCACCGACGCAGACAG ACTGAAGAAGCGTTTCAGCACAGCCAAGTTGGAAGAGCGGGAAGA CGTTGCCTCTGCGATGCACTCAGAGACCCCTGACCGGTACGAACGCCTCACCTCTGTCTCCAGTTCCGTAGACTTTGACCAGAGAGACAAT ggcttCTGCTCGTGGCTGACGGCCATCTTCAGAATAAA gGATGAAGAGATCAGGGAAAAGTGTGGAGAGGACGCTGTCCATTACCTTTCCTTCCAGCGGCACATCATCGGGCTGCTAGTTGTGGTCGGGGTCCTCTCTGTTGGCATCGTCCTGCCTGTCAACTTCTCTGGCGACCTGCTGG AAAATAACGCCTACAGCTTCGGACGCACCACGATAGCCAACCTGAAGTCAGG GACAAACCTTTTGTGGCTCCACACTTCATTTGCTTTCATGTATCTGCTGCTGACCGTCTACAGCATGAGGAGACACACATCCAAGATGCACTACAAGGAGGACGACCTG GTGAAACGCACTTTATTCATTAATGGCATCTCAAAGTATGCAGAGGAGAGTCAGATCAAACAGCACTTTGA ACAGGCCTATGAGAACTGCATTGTGCTGGAGGCTCGGATCTGCTACAACGTAGCCAAACTCATGGCTCTGAATGCTGAGAG GAAGAAGACGGAGCGCAGTAAGAAGTTCTTCACCGACCTGATGGCAAAGGAACACGTTCCCACCATGATCAACCCCAAACCCTGCGGACACCTCTGCTGCTGCGCCATCACCGGCTGCGAGGAG GAGGAGGCTGTCAGCTATTACACCAAGAGGGAGGCCAAGCTGAAGGAGGAGTAcaggaaggagaaggagaaggtcCACACCAAACCGCTGGGCATGGCCTTCGTCACCTTCCAGAACGAGGCCATGACCGCCat taTTTTGAAAGACTTTAACGCCTGTCAGGTTCAGGGTTGTCGGTGTCAACTGGAGCCACGTTCCTCCCAGTTCAGCGAGGTGCTTCACGTTTACAACTGGAGCGTTTCATACGCACCCGACCCGCAGAACGTCCGCTG GGAGCACCTGTCGCTGGGCGGGATCTCCTGGTGGATCCGCTGCTTCATCATCAActgcatcctcttcatccttctcttcttcctcaccaCTCCTGCCATCATCATCTCCACCATGGACAAGTTCAACGTCACCAAACCCGTGGAGTATCTCAAC aatCCCATCGTCACCCAGTTCTTTCCCACCCTGCTCCTCTGGgctttctctgctctgctgcccaCCATTGTCTACTACTCCGCCTTCTTCGAGGCTCATTGGACCAG gtctGGAGAAAACAGAACGACGATGCACAAATGTTACACCTTCCTAATCTtcatggtgctgctgctgccatctcTTGGACTCAGCAG TCTGGATGTTTTCTTCCGTTGGCTCTTTGATCGAAAGTTTCTGGCTGATGCTAAAGTCAGATTTGA GTGTGTCTTCCTGCCAGATAATGGAGCGTTCTTCGTCAACTACGTCATCGCCTCTGCGTTCATCGGGAATGCCATGGACCTGCTGAGGATCCCCGGTCTGCTCATGTACATGATCAGGTTGTGTCTAGCTCGCTCAGCCGCTGACCGCCGCAACGTCAAGAGG CACCAGGCCTATGAGTTCCAGTTTGGAGCGGCATACGCCTGGATGATGAACGTCTTCACAGTGGTGATGGCCTACAGCATAACCTGTCCCATCATCGTCCCCTTCG GTCTGATGTACATGCTGCTGAAACACCTAGTGGACCGATACAACATGTACTACGCCTACTTGCCCTCCAAACTAGACAAGAAAATTCATTCTGGAGCCGTCACCCAGGTGGTGGCTGCACCCATTCTCTGCcttttctggctgctcttcttCTCCACCGTACGCACAG GTTTTGAGACTCCGACCTCCATGTTTACTCTGGTGGTGCTGATCGTCACCATCGTGGTCTGTCTGTCTCACGTGTGTTTTGGACACTTCAAGTACCTCAGTGCTCACAACTACaag ATCGACACCAAGGAGAACGACAACGACGCCGTTGAGAATGGACGTCCAGCTCGTCCCTCATCCTCCCCTACCACTAAATCTCAG cagcagcagcagcagcagcagatgtaTATCGCCCAAGTGCTCCAGGACCCAAACTCAGACGAGCCAGGCAGCGGGAGTGGCGAGGAGGACCGAGGGTCGTCCCAGGATGAGGAGATGTTGAATGGCGGGAACAGCATCAATGAGGCGGATTTCCAGTCAGGGGAGGACAGTCTGATCGCCAACGAGGTCCACCAGTAG
- the LOC137123367 gene encoding CSC1-like protein 2 isoform X6 produces the protein MVPGWKTKLFVKVLSQDVALSMLRAVIVTMAIFGSSQACSGQDNCSTENESKDYCYSARIRSTVLQGLPFGGVPTVLALDFMCFLVLLFVFSILRKVAWDYGRLALVTDADSVASAMHSETPDRYERLTSVSSSVDFDQRDNGFCSWLTAIFRIKDEEIREKCGEDAVHYLSFQRHIIGLLVVVGVLSVGIVLPVNFSGDLLENNAYSFGRTTIANLKSGTNLLWLHTSFAFMYLLLTVYSMRRHTSKMHYKEDDLVKRTLFINGISKYAEESQIKQHFEQAYENCIVLEARICYNVAKLMALNAERKKTERSKKFFTDLMAKEHVPTMINPKPCGHLCCCAITGCEEEEAVSYYTKREAKLKEEYRKEKEKVHTKPLGMAFVTFQNEAMTAIILKDFNACQVQGCRCQLEPRSSQFSEVLHVYNWSVSYAPDPQNVRWEHLSLGGISWWIRCFIINCILFILLFFLTTPAIIISTMDKFNVTKPVEYLNNPIVTQFFPTLLLWAFSALLPTIVYYSAFFEAHWTRSGENRTTMHKCYTFLIFMVLLLPSLGLSSLDVFFRWLFDRKFLADAKVRFECVFLPDNGAFFVNYVIASAFIGNAMDLLRIPGLLMYMIRLCLARSAADRRNVKRHQAYEFQFGAAYAWMMNVFTVVMAYSITCPIIVPFGLMYMLLKHLVDRYNMYYAYLPSKLDKKIHSGAVTQVVAAPILCLFWLLFFSTVRTGFETPTSMFTLVVLIVTIVVCLSHVCFGHFKYLSAHNYKIDTKENDNDAVENGRPARPSSSPTTKSQQQQQQQQMYIAQVLQDPNSDEPGSGSGEEDRGSSQDEEMLNGGNSINEADFQSGEDSLIANEVHQ, from the exons ATGGTCCCTGGTTGGAAAACCAAACTCTTTGTAAAG GTTCTCAGCCAGGATGTGGCACTGAGCATGCTCAGAGCGGTGATCGTTACCATGGCGATATTCGGCAGCAGTCAGGCGTGCAGCGGTCAAGACAACTGCTCGACCGAGAACGAGTCTAAAGACTACTGCTACTCTGCTCGGATCCGCAGCACGGTGCTGCAGGGGCTGCCATTTGGAGGCGTCCCCACTGTGCTTGCCCTTGACTTCATGTGCTTCCTG GTGCTGCTCTTTGTCTTCTCTATTCTGCGGAAAGTTGCGTGGGACTATGGCCGCCTGGCACTGGTCACCGACGCAGACAG CGTTGCCTCTGCGATGCACTCAGAGACCCCTGACCGGTACGAACGCCTCACCTCTGTCTCCAGTTCCGTAGACTTTGACCAGAGAGACAAT ggcttCTGCTCGTGGCTGACGGCCATCTTCAGAATAAA gGATGAAGAGATCAGGGAAAAGTGTGGAGAGGACGCTGTCCATTACCTTTCCTTCCAGCGGCACATCATCGGGCTGCTAGTTGTGGTCGGGGTCCTCTCTGTTGGCATCGTCCTGCCTGTCAACTTCTCTGGCGACCTGCTGG AAAATAACGCCTACAGCTTCGGACGCACCACGATAGCCAACCTGAAGTCAGG GACAAACCTTTTGTGGCTCCACACTTCATTTGCTTTCATGTATCTGCTGCTGACCGTCTACAGCATGAGGAGACACACATCCAAGATGCACTACAAGGAGGACGACCTG GTGAAACGCACTTTATTCATTAATGGCATCTCAAAGTATGCAGAGGAGAGTCAGATCAAACAGCACTTTGA ACAGGCCTATGAGAACTGCATTGTGCTGGAGGCTCGGATCTGCTACAACGTAGCCAAACTCATGGCTCTGAATGCTGAGAG GAAGAAGACGGAGCGCAGTAAGAAGTTCTTCACCGACCTGATGGCAAAGGAACACGTTCCCACCATGATCAACCCCAAACCCTGCGGACACCTCTGCTGCTGCGCCATCACCGGCTGCGAGGAG GAGGAGGCTGTCAGCTATTACACCAAGAGGGAGGCCAAGCTGAAGGAGGAGTAcaggaaggagaaggagaaggtcCACACCAAACCGCTGGGCATGGCCTTCGTCACCTTCCAGAACGAGGCCATGACCGCCat taTTTTGAAAGACTTTAACGCCTGTCAGGTTCAGGGTTGTCGGTGTCAACTGGAGCCACGTTCCTCCCAGTTCAGCGAGGTGCTTCACGTTTACAACTGGAGCGTTTCATACGCACCCGACCCGCAGAACGTCCGCTG GGAGCACCTGTCGCTGGGCGGGATCTCCTGGTGGATCCGCTGCTTCATCATCAActgcatcctcttcatccttctcttcttcctcaccaCTCCTGCCATCATCATCTCCACCATGGACAAGTTCAACGTCACCAAACCCGTGGAGTATCTCAAC aatCCCATCGTCACCCAGTTCTTTCCCACCCTGCTCCTCTGGgctttctctgctctgctgcccaCCATTGTCTACTACTCCGCCTTCTTCGAGGCTCATTGGACCAG gtctGGAGAAAACAGAACGACGATGCACAAATGTTACACCTTCCTAATCTtcatggtgctgctgctgccatctcTTGGACTCAGCAG TCTGGATGTTTTCTTCCGTTGGCTCTTTGATCGAAAGTTTCTGGCTGATGCTAAAGTCAGATTTGA GTGTGTCTTCCTGCCAGATAATGGAGCGTTCTTCGTCAACTACGTCATCGCCTCTGCGTTCATCGGGAATGCCATGGACCTGCTGAGGATCCCCGGTCTGCTCATGTACATGATCAGGTTGTGTCTAGCTCGCTCAGCCGCTGACCGCCGCAACGTCAAGAGG CACCAGGCCTATGAGTTCCAGTTTGGAGCGGCATACGCCTGGATGATGAACGTCTTCACAGTGGTGATGGCCTACAGCATAACCTGTCCCATCATCGTCCCCTTCG GTCTGATGTACATGCTGCTGAAACACCTAGTGGACCGATACAACATGTACTACGCCTACTTGCCCTCCAAACTAGACAAGAAAATTCATTCTGGAGCCGTCACCCAGGTGGTGGCTGCACCCATTCTCTGCcttttctggctgctcttcttCTCCACCGTACGCACAG GTTTTGAGACTCCGACCTCCATGTTTACTCTGGTGGTGCTGATCGTCACCATCGTGGTCTGTCTGTCTCACGTGTGTTTTGGACACTTCAAGTACCTCAGTGCTCACAACTACaag ATCGACACCAAGGAGAACGACAACGACGCCGTTGAGAATGGACGTCCAGCTCGTCCCTCATCCTCCCCTACCACTAAATCTCAG cagcagcagcagcagcagcagatgtaTATCGCCCAAGTGCTCCAGGACCCAAACTCAGACGAGCCAGGCAGCGGGAGTGGCGAGGAGGACCGAGGGTCGTCCCAGGATGAGGAGATGTTGAATGGCGGGAACAGCATCAATGAGGCGGATTTCCAGTCAGGGGAGGACAGTCTGATCGCCAACGAGGTCCACCAGTAG
- the LOC137123367 gene encoding CSC1-like protein 2 isoform X5, with protein MVPGWKTKLFVKVLSQDVALSMLRAVIVTMAIFGSSQACSGQDNCSTENESKDYCYSARIRSTVLQGLPFGGVPTVLALDFMCFLVLLFVFSILRKVAWDYGRLALVTDADSVASAMHSETPDRYERLTSVSSSVDFDQRDNGFCSWLTAIFRIKDEEIREKCGEDAVHYLSFQRHIIGLLVVVGVLSVGIVLPVNFSGDLLENNAYSFGRTTIANLKSGTNLLWLHTSFAFMYLLLTVYSMRRHTSKMHYKEDDLVKRTLFINGISKYAEESQIKQHFEQAYENCIVLEARICYNVAKLMALNAERKKTERSKKFFTDLMAKEHVPTMINPKPCGHLCCCAITGCEEEEAVSYYTKREAKLKEEYRKEKEKVHTKPLGMAFVTFQNEAMTAIILKDFNACQVQGCRCQLEPRSSQFSEVLHVYNWSVSYAPDPQNVRWEHLSLGGISWWIRCFIINCILFILLFFLTTPAIIISTMDKFNVTKPVEYLNNPIVTQFFPTLLLWAFSALLPTIVYYSAFFEAHWTRSGENRTTMHKCYTFLIFMVLLLPSLGLSSLDVFFRWLFDRKFLADAKVRFECVFLPDNGAFFVNYVIASAFIGNAMDLLRIPGLLMYMIRLCLARSAADRRNVKRHQAYEFQFGAAYAWMMNVFTVVMAYSITCPIIVPFGLMYMLLKHLVDRYNMYYAYLPSKLDKKIHSGAVTQVVAAPILCLFWLLFFSTVRTGFETPTSMFTLVVLIVTIVVCLSHVCFGHFKYLSAHNYKIDTKENDNDAVENGRPARPSSSPTTKSQQQQQQQQQMYIAQVLQDPNSDEPGSGSGEEDRGSSQDEEMLNGGNSINEADFQSGEDSLIANEVHQ; from the exons ATGGTCCCTGGTTGGAAAACCAAACTCTTTGTAAAG GTTCTCAGCCAGGATGTGGCACTGAGCATGCTCAGAGCGGTGATCGTTACCATGGCGATATTCGGCAGCAGTCAGGCGTGCAGCGGTCAAGACAACTGCTCGACCGAGAACGAGTCTAAAGACTACTGCTACTCTGCTCGGATCCGCAGCACGGTGCTGCAGGGGCTGCCATTTGGAGGCGTCCCCACTGTGCTTGCCCTTGACTTCATGTGCTTCCTG GTGCTGCTCTTTGTCTTCTCTATTCTGCGGAAAGTTGCGTGGGACTATGGCCGCCTGGCACTGGTCACCGACGCAGACAG CGTTGCCTCTGCGATGCACTCAGAGACCCCTGACCGGTACGAACGCCTCACCTCTGTCTCCAGTTCCGTAGACTTTGACCAGAGAGACAAT ggcttCTGCTCGTGGCTGACGGCCATCTTCAGAATAAA gGATGAAGAGATCAGGGAAAAGTGTGGAGAGGACGCTGTCCATTACCTTTCCTTCCAGCGGCACATCATCGGGCTGCTAGTTGTGGTCGGGGTCCTCTCTGTTGGCATCGTCCTGCCTGTCAACTTCTCTGGCGACCTGCTGG AAAATAACGCCTACAGCTTCGGACGCACCACGATAGCCAACCTGAAGTCAGG GACAAACCTTTTGTGGCTCCACACTTCATTTGCTTTCATGTATCTGCTGCTGACCGTCTACAGCATGAGGAGACACACATCCAAGATGCACTACAAGGAGGACGACCTG GTGAAACGCACTTTATTCATTAATGGCATCTCAAAGTATGCAGAGGAGAGTCAGATCAAACAGCACTTTGA ACAGGCCTATGAGAACTGCATTGTGCTGGAGGCTCGGATCTGCTACAACGTAGCCAAACTCATGGCTCTGAATGCTGAGAG GAAGAAGACGGAGCGCAGTAAGAAGTTCTTCACCGACCTGATGGCAAAGGAACACGTTCCCACCATGATCAACCCCAAACCCTGCGGACACCTCTGCTGCTGCGCCATCACCGGCTGCGAGGAG GAGGAGGCTGTCAGCTATTACACCAAGAGGGAGGCCAAGCTGAAGGAGGAGTAcaggaaggagaaggagaaggtcCACACCAAACCGCTGGGCATGGCCTTCGTCACCTTCCAGAACGAGGCCATGACCGCCat taTTTTGAAAGACTTTAACGCCTGTCAGGTTCAGGGTTGTCGGTGTCAACTGGAGCCACGTTCCTCCCAGTTCAGCGAGGTGCTTCACGTTTACAACTGGAGCGTTTCATACGCACCCGACCCGCAGAACGTCCGCTG GGAGCACCTGTCGCTGGGCGGGATCTCCTGGTGGATCCGCTGCTTCATCATCAActgcatcctcttcatccttctcttcttcctcaccaCTCCTGCCATCATCATCTCCACCATGGACAAGTTCAACGTCACCAAACCCGTGGAGTATCTCAAC aatCCCATCGTCACCCAGTTCTTTCCCACCCTGCTCCTCTGGgctttctctgctctgctgcccaCCATTGTCTACTACTCCGCCTTCTTCGAGGCTCATTGGACCAG gtctGGAGAAAACAGAACGACGATGCACAAATGTTACACCTTCCTAATCTtcatggtgctgctgctgccatctcTTGGACTCAGCAG TCTGGATGTTTTCTTCCGTTGGCTCTTTGATCGAAAGTTTCTGGCTGATGCTAAAGTCAGATTTGA GTGTGTCTTCCTGCCAGATAATGGAGCGTTCTTCGTCAACTACGTCATCGCCTCTGCGTTCATCGGGAATGCCATGGACCTGCTGAGGATCCCCGGTCTGCTCATGTACATGATCAGGTTGTGTCTAGCTCGCTCAGCCGCTGACCGCCGCAACGTCAAGAGG CACCAGGCCTATGAGTTCCAGTTTGGAGCGGCATACGCCTGGATGATGAACGTCTTCACAGTGGTGATGGCCTACAGCATAACCTGTCCCATCATCGTCCCCTTCG GTCTGATGTACATGCTGCTGAAACACCTAGTGGACCGATACAACATGTACTACGCCTACTTGCCCTCCAAACTAGACAAGAAAATTCATTCTGGAGCCGTCACCCAGGTGGTGGCTGCACCCATTCTCTGCcttttctggctgctcttcttCTCCACCGTACGCACAG GTTTTGAGACTCCGACCTCCATGTTTACTCTGGTGGTGCTGATCGTCACCATCGTGGTCTGTCTGTCTCACGTGTGTTTTGGACACTTCAAGTACCTCAGTGCTCACAACTACaag ATCGACACCAAGGAGAACGACAACGACGCCGTTGAGAATGGACGTCCAGCTCGTCCCTCATCCTCCCCTACCACTAAATCTCAG cagcagcagcagcagcagcagcagatgtaTATCGCCCAAGTGCTCCAGGACCCAAACTCAGACGAGCCAGGCAGCGGGAGTGGCGAGGAGGACCGAGGGTCGTCCCAGGATGAGGAGATGTTGAATGGCGGGAACAGCATCAATGAGGCGGATTTCCAGTCAGGGGAGGACAGTCTGATCGCCAACGAGGTCCACCAGTAG
- the LOC137123367 gene encoding CSC1-like protein 2 isoform X7: MLRAVIVTMAIFGSSQACSGQDNCSTENESKDYCYSARIRSTVLQGLPFGGVPTVLALDFMCFLVLLFVFSILRKVAWDYGRLALVTDADRLKKRFSTAKLEEREDVASAMHSETPDRYERLTSVSSSVDFDQRDNGFCSWLTAIFRIKDEEIREKCGEDAVHYLSFQRHIIGLLVVVGVLSVGIVLPVNFSGDLLENNAYSFGRTTIANLKSGTNLLWLHTSFAFMYLLLTVYSMRRHTSKMHYKEDDLVKRTLFINGISKYAEESQIKQHFEQAYENCIVLEARICYNVAKLMALNAERKKTERSKKFFTDLMAKEHVPTMINPKPCGHLCCCAITGCEEEEAVSYYTKREAKLKEEYRKEKEKVHTKPLGMAFVTFQNEAMTAIILKDFNACQVQGCRCQLEPRSSQFSEVLHVYNWSVSYAPDPQNVRWEHLSLGGISWWIRCFIINCILFILLFFLTTPAIIISTMDKFNVTKPVEYLNNPIVTQFFPTLLLWAFSALLPTIVYYSAFFEAHWTRSGENRTTMHKCYTFLIFMVLLLPSLGLSSLDVFFRWLFDRKFLADAKVRFECVFLPDNGAFFVNYVIASAFIGNAMDLLRIPGLLMYMIRLCLARSAADRRNVKRHQAYEFQFGAAYAWMMNVFTVVMAYSITCPIIVPFGLMYMLLKHLVDRYNMYYAYLPSKLDKKIHSGAVTQVVAAPILCLFWLLFFSTVRTGFETPTSMFTLVVLIVTIVVCLSHVCFGHFKYLSAHNYKIDTKENDNDAVENGRPARPSSSPTTKSQQQQQQQQQMYIAQVLQDPNSDEPGSGSGEEDRGSSQDEEMLNGGNSINEADFQSGEDSLIANEVHQ, from the exons ATGCTCAGAGCGGTGATCGTTACCATGGCGATATTCGGCAGCAGTCAGGCGTGCAGCGGTCAAGACAACTGCTCGACCGAGAACGAGTCTAAAGACTACTGCTACTCTGCTCGGATCCGCAGCACGGTGCTGCAGGGGCTGCCATTTGGAGGCGTCCCCACTGTGCTTGCCCTTGACTTCATGTGCTTCCTG GTGCTGCTCTTTGTCTTCTCTATTCTGCGGAAAGTTGCGTGGGACTATGGCCGCCTGGCACTGGTCACCGACGCAGACAG ACTGAAGAAGCGTTTCAGCACAGCCAAGTTGGAAGAGCGGGAAGA CGTTGCCTCTGCGATGCACTCAGAGACCCCTGACCGGTACGAACGCCTCACCTCTGTCTCCAGTTCCGTAGACTTTGACCAGAGAGACAAT ggcttCTGCTCGTGGCTGACGGCCATCTTCAGAATAAA gGATGAAGAGATCAGGGAAAAGTGTGGAGAGGACGCTGTCCATTACCTTTCCTTCCAGCGGCACATCATCGGGCTGCTAGTTGTGGTCGGGGTCCTCTCTGTTGGCATCGTCCTGCCTGTCAACTTCTCTGGCGACCTGCTGG AAAATAACGCCTACAGCTTCGGACGCACCACGATAGCCAACCTGAAGTCAGG GACAAACCTTTTGTGGCTCCACACTTCATTTGCTTTCATGTATCTGCTGCTGACCGTCTACAGCATGAGGAGACACACATCCAAGATGCACTACAAGGAGGACGACCTG GTGAAACGCACTTTATTCATTAATGGCATCTCAAAGTATGCAGAGGAGAGTCAGATCAAACAGCACTTTGA ACAGGCCTATGAGAACTGCATTGTGCTGGAGGCTCGGATCTGCTACAACGTAGCCAAACTCATGGCTCTGAATGCTGAGAG GAAGAAGACGGAGCGCAGTAAGAAGTTCTTCACCGACCTGATGGCAAAGGAACACGTTCCCACCATGATCAACCCCAAACCCTGCGGACACCTCTGCTGCTGCGCCATCACCGGCTGCGAGGAG GAGGAGGCTGTCAGCTATTACACCAAGAGGGAGGCCAAGCTGAAGGAGGAGTAcaggaaggagaaggagaaggtcCACACCAAACCGCTGGGCATGGCCTTCGTCACCTTCCAGAACGAGGCCATGACCGCCat taTTTTGAAAGACTTTAACGCCTGTCAGGTTCAGGGTTGTCGGTGTCAACTGGAGCCACGTTCCTCCCAGTTCAGCGAGGTGCTTCACGTTTACAACTGGAGCGTTTCATACGCACCCGACCCGCAGAACGTCCGCTG GGAGCACCTGTCGCTGGGCGGGATCTCCTGGTGGATCCGCTGCTTCATCATCAActgcatcctcttcatccttctcttcttcctcaccaCTCCTGCCATCATCATCTCCACCATGGACAAGTTCAACGTCACCAAACCCGTGGAGTATCTCAAC aatCCCATCGTCACCCAGTTCTTTCCCACCCTGCTCCTCTGGgctttctctgctctgctgcccaCCATTGTCTACTACTCCGCCTTCTTCGAGGCTCATTGGACCAG gtctGGAGAAAACAGAACGACGATGCACAAATGTTACACCTTCCTAATCTtcatggtgctgctgctgccatctcTTGGACTCAGCAG TCTGGATGTTTTCTTCCGTTGGCTCTTTGATCGAAAGTTTCTGGCTGATGCTAAAGTCAGATTTGA GTGTGTCTTCCTGCCAGATAATGGAGCGTTCTTCGTCAACTACGTCATCGCCTCTGCGTTCATCGGGAATGCCATGGACCTGCTGAGGATCCCCGGTCTGCTCATGTACATGATCAGGTTGTGTCTAGCTCGCTCAGCCGCTGACCGCCGCAACGTCAAGAGG CACCAGGCCTATGAGTTCCAGTTTGGAGCGGCATACGCCTGGATGATGAACGTCTTCACAGTGGTGATGGCCTACAGCATAACCTGTCCCATCATCGTCCCCTTCG GTCTGATGTACATGCTGCTGAAACACCTAGTGGACCGATACAACATGTACTACGCCTACTTGCCCTCCAAACTAGACAAGAAAATTCATTCTGGAGCCGTCACCCAGGTGGTGGCTGCACCCATTCTCTGCcttttctggctgctcttcttCTCCACCGTACGCACAG GTTTTGAGACTCCGACCTCCATGTTTACTCTGGTGGTGCTGATCGTCACCATCGTGGTCTGTCTGTCTCACGTGTGTTTTGGACACTTCAAGTACCTCAGTGCTCACAACTACaag ATCGACACCAAGGAGAACGACAACGACGCCGTTGAGAATGGACGTCCAGCTCGTCCCTCATCCTCCCCTACCACTAAATCTCAG cagcagcagcagcagcagcagcagatgtaTATCGCCCAAGTGCTCCAGGACCCAAACTCAGACGAGCCAGGCAGCGGGAGTGGCGAGGAGGACCGAGGGTCGTCCCAGGATGAGGAGATGTTGAATGGCGGGAACAGCATCAATGAGGCGGATTTCCAGTCAGGGGAGGACAGTCTGATCGCCAACGAGGTCCACCAGTAG